One region of Dysidea avara chromosome 1, odDysAvar1.4, whole genome shotgun sequence genomic DNA includes:
- the LOC136260870 gene encoding uncharacterized protein isoform X4 produces the protein MVPKTTCQHVQLRLEEGLVLVLMLKMSTLFVEYVKAASSQVQREIKVTFEDVFQYVINCWLKDSSKFDLSLGRLQVMSTSRLIYWRAWPGGTRHEHWQQQQSSMRIFNLQLASKVSESVSGSKLLPYHHTPTCRNEGELFGVSYLYKQAGMLL, from the exons ATGGTACCGAAGACAACCTGTCAGCATGTACAGTTGAGATTGGAGGAGGGACTAGTTCTTGTACTCATGCTCAAGATGTCAACATTGTTTGTG GAATATGTGAAGGCTGCATCTAGCCAGGTACAGCGAGAGATCAAGGTGACATTTGAAGATGTGTTCCAGTATGTCATCAACTGCTGGTTAAAGGATAGCTCTAAGTTTG ATTTATCCCTGGGTCGTCTGCAAGTGATGTCCACTTCCAGGCTTATTTACTGGAGGGCTTGGCCAGGTGGAACCAGGCACGAACactggcagcagcagcagtctAGTATGCGCATTTTTAATTTGCAGCTTGCTAGCAAG GTCAGCGAGTCTGTCTCCGGCAGCAAGCTACTCCCGTACCATCACACACCAACATGCCGCAATGAGGGGGAGCTGTTTGGGGTGTCATACCTCTACAAACAAGCTGGCATGCTTCTTTAG
- the LOC136260870 gene encoding uncharacterized protein isoform X1, with translation MVPKTTCQHVQLRLEEGLVLVLMLKMSTLFVEYVKAASSQVQREIKVTFEDVFQYVINCWLKDSSKFGAINNKYLLLGLSQLSFFHEPTDLQLFINSGILQLLGNLLSSQQAQLVAANDDKKNKYVLNERVVFSCSQLLQLIAVRTGFIPGSSASDVHFQAYLLEGLARWNQARTLAAAAV, from the exons ATGGTACCGAAGACAACCTGTCAGCATGTACAGTTGAGATTGGAGGAGGGACTAGTTCTTGTACTCATGCTCAAGATGTCAACATTGTTTGTG GAATATGTGAAGGCTGCATCTAGCCAGGTACAGCGAGAGATCAAGGTGACATTTGAAGATGTGTTCCAGTATGTCATCAACTGCTGGTTAAAGGATAGCTCTAAGTTTG GAGCTATAAACAACAAGTACCTTCTATTGGGGTTATCTCAGTTATCGTTTTTTCATGAGCCAACTGACCTTCAGCTGTTCATCAACTCTGGAATTTTACAGTTGCTAGGCAACCTCCTGTCTAGCCAGCAGGCTCAATTGGTGGCAGCTAATGATGACAAAAAGAACAAATATGTGCTCAACGAGAGAGTGGTCTTCAGCTGTTCTCAACTGCTGCAACTTATTGCTGTGAGAACTGG ATTTATCCCTGGGTCGTCTGCAAGTGATGTCCACTTCCAGGCTTATTTACTGGAGGGCTTGGCCAGGTGGAACCAGGCACGAACactggcagcagcagcagtctAG
- the LOC136260870 gene encoding uncharacterized protein isoform X6 gives MVPKTTCQHVQLRLEEGLVLVLMLKMSTLFVEYVKAASSQVQREIKVTFEDVFQYVINCWLKDSSKFEDNFRLKDLSGQSWTYLRFIPGSSASDVHFQAYLLEGLARWNQARTLAAAAV, from the exons ATGGTACCGAAGACAACCTGTCAGCATGTACAGTTGAGATTGGAGGAGGGACTAGTTCTTGTACTCATGCTCAAGATGTCAACATTGTTTGTG GAATATGTGAAGGCTGCATCTAGCCAGGTACAGCGAGAGATCAAGGTGACATTTGAAGATGTGTTCCAGTATGTCATCAACTGCTGGTTAAAGGATAGCTCTAAGTTTG AGGACAATTTCAGACTAAAGGACTTGTCCGGGCAATCCTGGACCTACCTGAG ATTTATCCCTGGGTCGTCTGCAAGTGATGTCCACTTCCAGGCTTATTTACTGGAGGGCTTGGCCAGGTGGAACCAGGCACGAACactggcagcagcagcagtctAG
- the LOC136260870 gene encoding uncharacterized protein isoform X2, producing the protein MVPKTTCQHVQLRLEEGLVLVLMLKMSTLFVEYVKAASSQVQREIKVTFEDVFQYVINCWLKDSSKFGAINNKYLLLGLSQLSFFHEPTDLQLFINSGILQLLGNLLSSQQAQLVAANDDKKNKYVLNERVVFSCSQLLQLIAVRTGGQFQTKGLVRAILDLPEIYPWVVCK; encoded by the exons ATGGTACCGAAGACAACCTGTCAGCATGTACAGTTGAGATTGGAGGAGGGACTAGTTCTTGTACTCATGCTCAAGATGTCAACATTGTTTGTG GAATATGTGAAGGCTGCATCTAGCCAGGTACAGCGAGAGATCAAGGTGACATTTGAAGATGTGTTCCAGTATGTCATCAACTGCTGGTTAAAGGATAGCTCTAAGTTTG GAGCTATAAACAACAAGTACCTTCTATTGGGGTTATCTCAGTTATCGTTTTTTCATGAGCCAACTGACCTTCAGCTGTTCATCAACTCTGGAATTTTACAGTTGCTAGGCAACCTCCTGTCTAGCCAGCAGGCTCAATTGGTGGCAGCTAATGATGACAAAAAGAACAAATATGTGCTCAACGAGAGAGTGGTCTTCAGCTGTTCTCAACTGCTGCAACTTATTGCTGTGAGAACTGG AGGACAATTTCAGACTAAAGGACTTGTCCGGGCAATCCTGGACCTACCTGAG ATTTATCCCTGGGTCGTCTGCAAGTGA
- the LOC136260870 gene encoding uncharacterized protein isoform X3, whose amino-acid sequence MVPKTTCQHVQLRLEEGLVLVLMLKMSTLFVEYVKAASSQVQREIKVTFEDVFQYVINCWLKDSSKFGAINNKYLLLGLSQLSFFHEPTDLQLFINSGILQLLGNLLSSQQAQLVAANDDKKNKYVLNERVVFSCSQLLQLIAVRTGIEILDYKGIR is encoded by the exons ATGGTACCGAAGACAACCTGTCAGCATGTACAGTTGAGATTGGAGGAGGGACTAGTTCTTGTACTCATGCTCAAGATGTCAACATTGTTTGTG GAATATGTGAAGGCTGCATCTAGCCAGGTACAGCGAGAGATCAAGGTGACATTTGAAGATGTGTTCCAGTATGTCATCAACTGCTGGTTAAAGGATAGCTCTAAGTTTG GAGCTATAAACAACAAGTACCTTCTATTGGGGTTATCTCAGTTATCGTTTTTTCATGAGCCAACTGACCTTCAGCTGTTCATCAACTCTGGAATTTTACAGTTGCTAGGCAACCTCCTGTCTAGCCAGCAGGCTCAATTGGTGGCAGCTAATGATGACAAAAAGAACAAATATGTGCTCAACGAGAGAGTGGTCTTCAGCTGTTCTCAACTGCTGCAACTTATTGCTGTGAGAACTGG GATAGAAATACTTGACTATAAGGGAATACGCTGA
- the LOC136260870 gene encoding uncharacterized protein isoform X5 produces MVPKTTCQHVQLRLEEGLVLVLMLKMSTLFVEYVKAASSQVQREIKVTFEDVFQYVINCWLKDSSKFGAINNKYLLLGLSQLSFFHEPTDLQLFINSGILQLLGNLLSSQQAQLVAANDDKKNKYVLNERVVFSCSQLLQLIAVRTGNT; encoded by the exons ATGGTACCGAAGACAACCTGTCAGCATGTACAGTTGAGATTGGAGGAGGGACTAGTTCTTGTACTCATGCTCAAGATGTCAACATTGTTTGTG GAATATGTGAAGGCTGCATCTAGCCAGGTACAGCGAGAGATCAAGGTGACATTTGAAGATGTGTTCCAGTATGTCATCAACTGCTGGTTAAAGGATAGCTCTAAGTTTG GAGCTATAAACAACAAGTACCTTCTATTGGGGTTATCTCAGTTATCGTTTTTTCATGAGCCAACTGACCTTCAGCTGTTCATCAACTCTGGAATTTTACAGTTGCTAGGCAACCTCCTGTCTAGCCAGCAGGCTCAATTGGTGGCAGCTAATGATGACAAAAAGAACAAATATGTGCTCAACGAGAGAGTGGTCTTCAGCTGTTCTCAACTGCTGCAACTTATTGCTGTGAGAACTGG AAATACTTGA